One window from the genome of Prinia subflava isolate CZ2003 ecotype Zambia chromosome 2, Cam_Psub_1.2, whole genome shotgun sequence encodes:
- the LOC134564805 gene encoding taste receptor type 2 member 10-like, giving the protein MEACHSPQQYKVTSYGATTVAIITLEELAGMWINAFIVCVLCTGWMKKKTLNSNEKILLLLGSSRISYLCFSWTYHFLSRIYPNYLYVHPILQILTFFGTFLNFSNLWVSASLCVFYCIKIANFRYSFFTFLKVKIDRMVPWLLLGSVLSALALGSVICTFTETVQGNNLTITCLANFWDTSIRTGKHFTPSFFLVGFGYAASFMAVVSSALFLLFSLWRHKRKMQTNSMKDLSMEAHIKAMKSILSFLVMYTINFVCLILSIIYAMKNENTMTLLISMYLYAFPGVHSLILIFSNPKLEKALLRILSCVK; this is encoded by the coding sequence ATGGAAGCTTGTCACTCTCCACAGCAATACAAGGTCACTTCCTATGGGGCCACAACTGTGGCCATCATCACCCTGGAGGAATTGGCTGGCATGTGGATAAATGCTTTCATCGTTTGTGTGCTTTGCACTGGctggatgaaaaagaaaaccttgaaCTCAAATGAGAAgatcttgctgctgctgggaagctCCAGAATTTCCTATTTGTGCTTCTCATGGACATACCACTTCCTTTCAAGAATTTATCCCAATTACCTTTATGTTCACCCCATACTTCAAATACTTACATTTTTtggaacatttttaaatttttccaaCTTGTGGGTTTCTGCCTCTCTTTGTGTTTTCTATTGTATAAAAATTGCCAATTTCAGGTACAGTTTCTTCACCTTCCTGAAAGTCAAAATTGACAGGATGGTGCCCTGGCTCTTGTTGGGCTCAGTGCTTTCAGCCTTGGCTTTGGGCAGTGTTATCTGTACCTTCACTGAAACTGTGCAGGGAAACAACCTCACTATCACCTGCCTTGCAAATTTTTGGGATACAAGTATCAGAACGGGCAAACATTTTaccccttctttctttctcGTTGGTTTTGGATATGCTGCTTCATTCATGGCAGTCGTCTCTTctgctcttttcctcctcttttctctctggagaCACAAACGCAAGATGCAGACAAACTCCATGAAGGACCTCAGCATGGAAGCCCACATCAAAGCCATGAAATCCATTCTCTCCTTCTTAGTGATGTACACCATCAACTTTGTATGTTTGATCTTGTCAATAATTTATGCCATGAAGAATGAAAATACCATGACACTTCTTATATCCATGTATTTGTATGCTTTTCCAGGTGTTCATTCCCTTATTCTGATTTTCAGCAATCCCAAGCTGGAAAAGGCATTGCTAAGGATTCTCTCCTGTGTCAAGTGA
- the LOC134564800 gene encoding taste receptor type 2 member 9-like — MEACHSPQQYNVTSYGATTVAIITLEAFAGMWINAFIVCVLCIGWIKKKTLNSNEKILLLLGSSRISYLCFSWTYHFLSRIYPNYLYVHPIHQLFAFFGTFFNFSNLWVSACLCGFYCIKIASFRNSFFIYLKVKIDRMVPWLLLGSVLSALSLGSVMYDLIETVQRKNLNATCFQNFWEASIRMDKHFTSSFFLTGFGYAASFMTVVSSALFLLFSLWRHKCKMQTNSMKDLNMEAHIRAMKSILSFLVMYTINFVCLILSIIYAMKNENTMTLLISIYLHAFPGVHSLILIFSNPKLEKALLRILSCVK, encoded by the coding sequence ATGGAAGCTTGTCACTCTCCACAGCAATACAATGTCACTTCCTATGGGGCCACAACTGTGGCCATCATCACCCTGGAGGCGTTTGCTGGCATGTGGATAAATGCTTTCATCGTTTGTGTGCTTTGCATTGGCTGgatcaaaaagaaaaccttgAACTCAAATGAGAAgatcttgctgctgctgggaagctCCAGAATTTCCTATTTGTGCTTCTCATGGACATACCACTTCCTTTCAAGAATTTATCCCAATTACCTTTATGTTCACCCCATACATCAACTATTTGCATTTTTtggaacattttttaatttttccaactTGTGGGTTTCTGCCTGtctttgtggtttttattgCATAAAAATTGCCAGTTTCAGGAACAGCTTCTTCATCTACCTGAAAGTCAAAATTGACAGGATGGTGCCCTGGCTCTTGTTGGGCTCAGTGCTTTCAGCCTTGTCTTTGGGCAGTGTTATGTATGACCTCATTGAAACTGTGCAGAGAAAGAACCTCAATGCCACCTGCTTCCAAAATTTTTGGGAAGCAAGTATCAGAATGGATAAACATTTTAcgtcttctttctttctcactgGTTTTGGATATGCTGCCTCATTCATGACAGTCGTCTCTTctgctcttttcctcctcttttctctctggagaCACAAATGCAAGATGCAGACAAACTCCATGAAGGACCTCAACATGGAAGCCCACATCAGAGCCATGAAATCCATTCTCTCCTTCTTAGTGATGTACACCATCAACTTTGTATGTTTGATCTTGTCAATAATTTATGCCATGAAGAATGAAAATACCATGACACTACTTATATCCATATATCTGCATGCTTTTCCAGGTGTTCATTCCCTTATTCTGATTTTCAGCAATCCCAAGCTGGAAAAGGCACTGCTAAGGATTCTCTCCTGTGTCAAGTGA